One genomic window of Eriocheir sinensis breed Jianghai 21 chromosome 57, ASM2467909v1, whole genome shotgun sequence includes the following:
- the LOC126984633 gene encoding uncharacterized protein LOC126984633 isoform X20: MWMKRNREKVDYDKKRKEKYWMGRAPQPPLFFDVEVDNGVELLLSENVEVDNGVELLLSENVEVDNGVELLLSENVEVDNGVELLLSENVEVDNGVELLLSENVEVDNGVELLLSENVEVDNGVELLLSENMEVELLLSENVEVDNGVELLLSENVEVDNGVELLL, encoded by the exons ATGTGgatgaaaagaaacagagagaaagtggattatgacaaaaagaggaaggagaaatattgGATGGGTAGAGCTCCACAACCTCCATTGTTCTTTGACGTGGAG GTGGATAATGGTGTGGAGCTTTTGTTGTCTGAAAACGTGGAGGTGGATAATGGTGTGGAGCTTTTGTTGTCTGAAAACGTGGAG GTGGATAATGGTGTGGAGCTTTTGTTGTCTGAAAACGTGGAGGTGGATAATGGTGTGGAGCTTTTGTTGTCTGAAAACGTGGAGGTGGATAATGGTGTGGAGCTTTTGTTGTCTGAAAACGTGGAGGTGGATAATGGT GTGGAGCTTTTGTTGTCTGAAAACGTGGAGGTGGATAATGGTGTGGAGCTTTTGTTGTCTGAAAACATGGAGGTGGAGCTTTTGTTGTCTGAAAACGTGGAGGTGGATAATGGTGTGGAGCTTTTGTTGTCTGAAAACGTGGAGGTGGATAATGGTGTGGAGCTTTTGTtgtaa
- the LOC126984633 gene encoding uncharacterized protein LOC126984633 isoform X5, protein MWMKRNREKVDYDKKRKEKYWMGRAPQPPLFFDVEVDNGVELLLSENVEVDNGVELLLSENVEVDNGVELLLSENVEVDNGVELLLSENVEVDNGVELLLSENVEVDNGVELLLSENVEVDNGVELLLSENVEVDNGVELLLSENVEVDNGVELLLSENVEVDNGVELLLSENVEVDNGVELLLSENVEVDNGVELLL, encoded by the exons ATGTGgatgaaaagaaacagagagaaagtggattatgacaaaaagaggaaggagaaatattgGATGGGTAGAGCTCCACAACCTCCATTGTTCTTTGACGTGGAG GTGGATAATGGTGTGGAGCTTTTGTTGTCTGAAAACGTGGAG GTGGATAATGGTGTGGAGCTTTTGTTGTCTGAAAACGTGGAGGTGGATAATGGTGTGGAGCTTTTGTTGTCTGAAAACGTGGAGGTGGATAATGGTGTGGAGCTTTTGTTGTCTGAAAACGTGGAG GTGGATAATGGTGTGGAGCTTTTGTTGTCTGAAAACGTGGAG GTGGATAATGGTGTGGAGCTTTTGTTGTCTGAAAACGTGGAGGTGGATAATGGTGTGGAGCTTTTGTTGTCTGAAAACGTGGAGGTGGATAATGGTGTGGAGCTTTTGTTGTCTGAAAACGTGGAGGTGGATAATGGT GTGGAGCTTTTGTTGTCTGAAAACGTGGAGGTGGATAATGGT GTGGAGCTTTTGTTGTCTGAAAACGTGGAGGTGGATAATGGTGTGGAGCTTTTGTTGTCTGAAAACGTGGAGGTGGATAATGGTGTGGAGCTTTTGTtgtaa
- the LOC126984633 gene encoding uncharacterized protein LOC126984633 isoform X17, whose translation MWMKRNREKVDYDKKRKEKYWMGRAPQPPLFFDVEVDNGVELLLSENVEVDNGVELLLSENVEVDNGVELLLSENVEVDNGVELLLSENVEVDNGVELLLSENVEVDNGVELLLSENVEVDNGVELLLSENVEVDNGVELLLSENVEVDNGVELLLSENVEVDNGVELLL comes from the exons ATGTGgatgaaaagaaacagagagaaagtggattatgacaaaaagaggaaggagaaatattgGATGGGTAGAGCTCCACAACCTCCATTGTTCTTTGACGTGGAG GTGGATAATGGTGTGGAGCTTTTGTTGTCTGAAAACGTGGAG GTGGATAATGGTGTGGAGCTTTTGTTGTCTGAAAACGTGGAGGTGGATAATGGTGTGGAGCTTTTGTTGTCTGAAAACGTGGAGGTGGATAATGGTGTGGAGCTTTTGTTGTCTGAAAACGTGGAG GTGGATAATGGTGTGGAGCTTTTGTTGTCTGAAAACGTGGAG GTGGATAATGGTGTGGAGCTTTTGTTGTCTGAAAACGTGGAGGTGGATAATGGTGTGGAGCTTTTGTTGTCTGAAAACGTGGAGGTGGATAATGGT GTGGAGCTTTTGTTGTCTGAAAACGTGGAGGTGGATAATGGTGTGGAGCTTTTGTTGTCTGAAAACGTGGAGGTGGATAATGGTGTGGAGCTTTTGTtgtaa
- the LOC126984633 gene encoding uncharacterized protein LOC126984633 isoform X7: protein MWMKRNREKVDYDKKRKEKYWMGRAPQPPLFFDVEVDNGVELLLSENVEVDNGVELLLSENVEVDNGVELLLSENVEVDNGVELLLSENVEVDNGVELLLSENVEVDNGVELLLSENVEVDNGVELLLSENVEVDNGVELLLSENVEVDNGVELLLSENMEVELLLSENVEVDNGVELLLSENVEVDNGVELLL from the exons ATGTGgatgaaaagaaacagagagaaagtggattatgacaaaaagaggaaggagaaatattgGATGGGTAGAGCTCCACAACCTCCATTGTTCTTTGACGTGGAG GTGGATAATGGTGTGGAGCTTTTGTTGTCTGAAAACGTGGAGGTGGATAATGGTGTGGAGCTTTTGTTGTCTGAAAACGTGGAGGTGGATAATGGTGTGGAGCTTTTGTTGTCTGAAAACGTGGAG GTGGATAATGGTGTGGAGCTTTTGTTGTCTGAAAACGTGGAG GTGGATAATGGTGTGGAGCTTTTGTTGTCTGAAAACGTGGAGGTGGATAATGGTGTGGAGCTTTTGTTGTCTGAAAACGTGGAGGTGGATAATGGTGTGGAGCTTTTGTTGTCTGAAAACGTGGAGGTGGATAATGGT GTGGAGCTTTTGTTGTCTGAAAACGTGGAGGTGGATAATGGTGTGGAGCTTTTGTTGTCTGAAAACATGGAGGTGGAGCTTTTGTTGTCTGAAAACGTGGAGGTGGATAATGGTGTGGAGCTTTTGTTGTCTGAAAACGTGGAGGTGGATAATGGTGTGGAGCTTTTGTtgtaa
- the LOC126984633 gene encoding uncharacterized protein LOC126984633 isoform X12, protein MWMKRNREKVDYDKKRKEKYWMGRAPQPPLFFDVEVDNGVELLLSENVEVDNGVELLLSENVEVDNGVELLLSENVEVDNGVELLLSENVEVDNGVELLLSENVEVDNGVELLLSENVEVDNGVELLLSENVEVDNGVELLLSENMEVELLLSENVEVDNGVELLLSENVEVDNGVELLL, encoded by the exons ATGTGgatgaaaagaaacagagagaaagtggattatgacaaaaagaggaaggagaaatattgGATGGGTAGAGCTCCACAACCTCCATTGTTCTTTGACGTGGAG GTGGATAATGGTGTGGAGCTTTTGTTGTCTGAAAACGTGGAGGTGGATAATGGTGTGGAGCTTTTGTTGTCTGAAAACGTGGAG GTGGATAATGGTGTGGAGCTTTTGTTGTCTGAAAACGTGGAG GTGGATAATGGTGTGGAGCTTTTGTTGTCTGAAAACGTGGAGGTGGATAATGGTGTGGAGCTTTTGTTGTCTGAAAACGTGGAGGTGGATAATGGTGTGGAGCTTTTGTTGTCTGAAAACGTGGAGGTGGATAATGGT GTGGAGCTTTTGTTGTCTGAAAACGTGGAGGTGGATAATGGTGTGGAGCTTTTGTTGTCTGAAAACATGGAGGTGGAGCTTTTGTTGTCTGAAAACGTGGAGGTGGATAATGGTGTGGAGCTTTTGTTGTCTGAAAACGTGGAGGTGGATAATGGTGTGGAGCTTTTGTtgtaa
- the LOC126984633 gene encoding uncharacterized protein LOC126984633 isoform X8, whose translation MWMKRNREKVDYDKKRKEKYWMGRAPQPPLFFDVEVDNGVELLLSENVEVDNGVELLLSENVEVDNGVELLLSENVEVDNGVELLLSENVEVDNGVELLLSDNVEVDNGVELLLSENVEVDNGVELLLSENVEVDNGVELLLSENVEVDNGVELLLSENMEVELLLSENVEVDNGVELLLSENVEVDNGVELLL comes from the exons ATGTGgatgaaaagaaacagagagaaagtggattatgacaaaaagaggaaggagaaatattgGATGGGTAGAGCTCCACAACCTCCATTGTTCTTTGACGTGGAG GTGGATAATGGTGTGGAGCTTTTGTTGTCTGAAAACGTGGAG GTGGATAATGGTGTGGAGCTTTTGTTGTCTGAAAACGTGGAGGTGGATAATGGTGTGGAGCTTTTGTTGTCTGAAAACGTGGAGGTGGATAATGGTGTGGAGCTTTTGTTGTCTGAAAACGTGGAG GTGGATAATGGTGTGGAGCTTTTGTTGTCTGACAATGTGGAG GTGGATAATGGTGTGGAGCTTTTGTTGTCTGAAAACGTGGAGGTGGATAATGGTGTGGAGCTTTTGTTGTCTGAAAACGTGGAGGTGGATAATGGT GTGGAGCTTTTGTTGTCTGAAAACGTGGAGGTGGATAATGGTGTGGAGCTTTTGTTGTCTGAAAACATGGAGGTGGAGCTTTTGTTGTCTGAAAACGTGGAGGTGGATAATGGTGTGGAGCTTTTGTTGTCTGAAAACGTGGAGGTGGATAATGGTGTGGAGCTTTTGTtgtaa
- the LOC126984633 gene encoding uncharacterized protein LOC126984633 isoform X11, producing the protein MWMKRNREKVDYDKKRKEKYWMGRAPQPPLFFDVEVDNGVELLLSENVEVDNGVELLLSENVEVDNGVELLLSENVEVDNGVELLLSENVEVDNGVELLLSENVEVDNGVELLLSENVEVDNGVELLLSENVEVDNGVELLLSENVEVDNGVELLLSENVEVDNGVELLLSENVEVDNGVELLL; encoded by the exons ATGTGgatgaaaagaaacagagagaaagtggattatgacaaaaagaggaaggagaaatattgGATGGGTAGAGCTCCACAACCTCCATTGTTCTTTGACGTGGAG GTGGATAATGGTGTGGAGCTTTTGTTGTCTGAAAACGTGGAG GTGGATAATGGTGTGGAGCTTTTGTTGTCTGAAAACGTGGAGGTGGATAATGGTGTGGAGCTTTTGTTGTCTGAAAACGTGGAGGTGGATAATGGTGTGGAGCTTTTGTTGTCTGAAAACGTGGAG GTGGATAATGGTGTGGAGCTTTTGTTGTCTGAAAACGTGGAG GTGGATAATGGTGTGGAGCTTTTGTTGTCTGAAAACGTGGAGGTGGATAATGGTGTGGAGCTTTTGTTGTCTGAAAACGTGGAGGTGGATAATGGTGTGGAGCTTTTGTTGTCTGAAAACGTGGAGGTGGATAATGGT GTGGAGCTTTTGTTGTCTGAAAACGTGGAGGTGGATAATGGTGTGGAGCTTTTGTTGTCTGAAAACGTGGAGGTGGATAATGGTGTGGAGCTTTTGTtgtaa
- the LOC126984633 gene encoding uncharacterized protein LOC126984633 isoform X19, with protein MWMKRNREKVDYDKKRKEKYWMGRAPQPPLFFDVEVDNGVELLLSENVEVDNGVELLLSENVEVDNGVELLLSENVEVDNGVELLLSENVEVDNGVELLLSDNVEVDNGVELLLSENVEVDNGVELLLSENVEVDNGVELLLSENVEVDNGVELLLSENVEVDNGVELLL; from the exons ATGTGgatgaaaagaaacagagagaaagtggattatgacaaaaagaggaaggagaaatattgGATGGGTAGAGCTCCACAACCTCCATTGTTCTTTGACGTGGAG GTGGATAATGGTGTGGAGCTTTTGTTGTCTGAAAACGTGGAG GTGGATAATGGTGTGGAGCTTTTGTTGTCTGAAAACGTGGAGGTGGATAATGGTGTGGAGCTTTTGTTGTCTGAAAACGTGGAGGTGGATAATGGTGTGGAGCTTTTGTTGTCTGAAAACGTGGAG GTGGATAATGGTGTGGAGCTTTTGTTGTCTGACAATGTGGAG GTGGATAATGGTGTGGAGCTTTTGTTGTCTGAAAACGTGGAGGTGGATAATGGTGTGGAGCTTTTGTTGTCTGAAAACGTGGAGGTGGATAATGGT GTGGAGCTTTTGTTGTCTGAAAACGTGGAGGTGGATAATGGTGTGGAGCTTTTGTTGTCTGAAAACGTGGAGGTGGATAATGGTGTGGAGCTTTTGTtgtaa
- the LOC126984633 gene encoding uncharacterized protein LOC126984633 isoform X1 yields the protein MWMKRNREKVDYDKKRKEKYWMGRAPQPPLFFDVEVDNGVELLLSENVEVDNGVELLLSENVEVDNGVELLLSENVEVDNGVELLLSENVEVDNGVELLLSENVEVDNGVELLLSENVEVDNGVELLLSENVEVDNGVELLLSENVEVDNGVELLLSENVEVDNGVELLLSENMEVELLLSENVEVDNGVELLLSENVEVDNGVELLL from the exons ATGTGgatgaaaagaaacagagagaaagtggattatgacaaaaagaggaaggagaaatattgGATGGGTAGAGCTCCACAACCTCCATTGTTCTTTGACGTGGAG GTGGATAATGGTGTGGAGCTTTTGTTGTCTGAAAACGTGGAG GTGGATAATGGTGTGGAGCTTTTGTTGTCTGAAAACGTGGAGGTGGATAATGGTGTGGAGCTTTTGTTGTCTGAAAACGTGGAGGTGGATAATGGTGTGGAGCTTTTGTTGTCTGAAAACGTGGAG GTGGATAATGGTGTGGAGCTTTTGTTGTCTGAAAACGTGGAG GTGGATAATGGTGTGGAGCTTTTGTTGTCTGAAAACGTGGAGGTGGATAATGGTGTGGAGCTTTTGTTGTCTGAAAACGTGGAGGTGGATAATGGTGTGGAGCTTTTGTTGTCTGAAAACGTGGAGGTGGATAATGGT GTGGAGCTTTTGTTGTCTGAAAACGTGGAGGTGGATAATGGTGTGGAGCTTTTGTTGTCTGAAAACATGGAGGTGGAGCTTTTGTTGTCTGAAAACGTGGAGGTGGATAATGGTGTGGAGCTTTTGTTGTCTGAAAACGTGGAGGTGGATAATGGTGTGGAGCTTTTGTtgtaa
- the LOC126984633 gene encoding uncharacterized protein LOC126984633 isoform X13 — protein sequence MWMKRNREKVDYDKKRKEKYWMGRAPQPPLFFDVEVDNGVELLLSENVEVDNGVELLLSENVEVDNGVELLLSENVEVDNGVELLLSENVEVDNGVELLLSDNVEVDNGVELLLSENVEVDNGVELLLSENVEVDNGVELLLSENMEVELLLSENVEVDNGVELLLSENVEVDNGVELLL from the exons ATGTGgatgaaaagaaacagagagaaagtggattatgacaaaaagaggaaggagaaatattgGATGGGTAGAGCTCCACAACCTCCATTGTTCTTTGACGTGGAG GTGGATAATGGTGTGGAGCTTTTGTTGTCTGAAAACGTGGAG GTGGATAATGGTGTGGAGCTTTTGTTGTCTGAAAACGTGGAGGTGGATAATGGTGTGGAGCTTTTGTTGTCTGAAAACGTGGAGGTGGATAATGGTGTGGAGCTTTTGTTGTCTGAAAACGTGGAG GTGGATAATGGTGTGGAGCTTTTGTTGTCTGACAATGTGGAG GTGGATAATGGTGTGGAGCTTTTGTTGTCTGAAAACGTGGAGGTGGATAATGGT GTGGAGCTTTTGTTGTCTGAAAACGTGGAGGTGGATAATGGTGTGGAGCTTTTGTTGTCTGAAAACATGGAGGTGGAGCTTTTGTTGTCTGAAAACGTGGAGGTGGATAATGGTGTGGAGCTTTTGTTGTCTGAAAACGTGGAGGTGGATAATGGTGTGGAGCTTTTGTtgtaa
- the LOC126984633 gene encoding uncharacterized protein LOC126984633 isoform X21, producing MGRAPQPPLFFDVEVDSDVELLLPLNVEVDNGVELLLSENVEVDNGVELLLSENVEVDNGVELLLSENVEVDNGVELLLSENVEVDNGVELLLSENVEVDNGVELLLSENVEVDNGVELLLSENMEVELLLSENVEVDNGVELLLSENVEVDNGVELLL from the exons ATGGGTAGAGCTCCACAACCTCCATTGTTCTTTGACGTGGAGGTGGATAGTGATGTGGAGCTTTTGTTACCTCTGAACGTGGAGGTGGATAATGGTGTGGAGCTTTTGTTGTCTGAAAACGTGGAG GTGGATAATGGTGTGGAGCTTTTGTTGTCTGAAAACGTGGAG GTGGATAATGGTGTGGAGCTTTTGTTGTCTGAAAACGTGGAGGTGGATAATGGTGTGGAGCTTTTGTTGTCTGAAAACGTGGAGGTGGATAATGGTGTGGAGCTTTTGTTGTCTGAAAACGTGGAGGTGGATAATGGT GTGGAGCTTTTGTTGTCTGAAAACGTGGAGGTGGATAATGGTGTGGAGCTTTTGTTGTCTGAAAACATGGAGGTGGAGCTTTTGTTGTCTGAAAACGTGGAGGTGGATAATGGTGTGGAGCTTTTGTTGTCTGAAAACGTGGAGGTGGATAATGGTGTGGAGCTTTTGTtgtaa
- the LOC126984633 gene encoding uncharacterized protein LOC126984633 isoform X16 encodes MGRAPQPPLFFDVEVDSDVELLLPLNVEVDNGVELLLSENVEVDNGVELLLSENVEVDNGVELLLSENVEVDNGVELLLSDNVEVDNGVELLLSENVEVDNGVELLLSENVEVDNGVELLLSENVEVDNGVELLLSENMEVELLLSENVEVDNGVELLLSENVEVDNGVELLL; translated from the exons ATGGGTAGAGCTCCACAACCTCCATTGTTCTTTGACGTGGAGGTGGATAGTGATGTGGAGCTTTTGTTACCTCTGAACGTGGAGGTGGATAATGGTGTGGAGCTTTTGTTGTCTGAAAACGTGGAG GTGGATAATGGTGTGGAGCTTTTGTTGTCTGAAAACGTGGAGGTGGATAATGGTGTGGAGCTTTTGTTGTCTGAAAACGTGGAG GTGGATAATGGTGTGGAGCTTTTGTTGTCTGACAATGTGGAG GTGGATAATGGTGTGGAGCTTTTGTTGTCTGAAAACGTGGAGGTGGATAATGGTGTGGAGCTTTTGTTGTCTGAAAACGTGGAGGTGGATAATGGT GTGGAGCTTTTGTTGTCTGAAAACGTGGAGGTGGATAATGGTGTGGAGCTTTTGTTGTCTGAAAACATGGAGGTGGAGCTTTTGTTGTCTGAAAACGTGGAGGTGGATAATGGTGTGGAGCTTTTGTTGTCTGAAAACGTGGAGGTGGATAATGGTGTGGAGCTTTTGTtgtaa
- the LOC126984633 gene encoding uncharacterized protein LOC126984633 isoform X4 produces MWMKRNREKVDYDKKRKEKYWMGRAPQPPLFFDVEVDNGVELLLSENVEVDNGVELLLSENVEVDNGVELLLSENVEVDNGVELLLSENVEVDNGVELLLSENVEVDNGVELLLSENVEVDNGVELLLSENVEVDNGVELLLSENVEVDNGVELLLSENVEVDNGVELLLSENMEVDNGVELLLSENVEVDNGVELLL; encoded by the exons ATGTGgatgaaaagaaacagagagaaagtggattatgacaaaaagaggaaggagaaatattgGATGGGTAGAGCTCCACAACCTCCATTGTTCTTTGACGTGGAG GTGGATAATGGTGTGGAGCTTTTGTTGTCTGAAAACGTGGAG GTGGATAATGGTGTGGAGCTTTTGTTGTCTGAAAACGTGGAGGTGGATAATGGTGTGGAGCTTTTGTTGTCTGAAAACGTGGAGGTGGATAATGGTGTGGAGCTTTTGTTGTCTGAAAACGTGGAG GTGGATAATGGTGTGGAGCTTTTGTTGTCTGAAAACGTGGAG GTGGATAATGGTGTGGAGCTTTTGTTGTCTGAAAACGTGGAGGTGGATAATGGTGTGGAGCTTTTGTTGTCTGAAAACGTGGAGGTGGATAATGGTGTGGAGCTTTTGTTGTCTGAAAACGTGGAGGTGGATAATGGT GTGGAGCTTTTGTTGTCTGAAAACGTGGAGGTGGATAATGGTGTGGAGCTTTTGTTGTCTGAAAACATGGAG GTGGATAATGGTGTGGAGCTTTTGTTGTCTGAAAACGTGGAGGTGGATAATGGTGTGGAGCTTTTGTtgtaa
- the LOC126984633 gene encoding uncharacterized protein LOC126984633 isoform X2, with amino-acid sequence MWMKRNREKVDYDKKRKEKYWMGRAPQPPLFFDVEVDNGVELLLSENVEVDNGVELLLSENVEVDNGVELLLSENVEVDNGVELLLSENVEVDNGVELLLSDNVEVDNGVELLLSENVEVDNGVELLLSENVEVDNGVELLLSENVEVDNGVELLLSENVEVDNGVELLLSENMEVELLLSENVEVDNGVELLLSENVEVDNGVELLL; translated from the exons ATGTGgatgaaaagaaacagagagaaagtggattatgacaaaaagaggaaggagaaatattgGATGGGTAGAGCTCCACAACCTCCATTGTTCTTTGACGTGGAG GTGGATAATGGTGTGGAGCTTTTGTTGTCTGAAAACGTGGAG GTGGATAATGGTGTGGAGCTTTTGTTGTCTGAAAACGTGGAGGTGGATAATGGTGTGGAGCTTTTGTTGTCTGAAAACGTGGAGGTGGATAATGGTGTGGAGCTTTTGTTGTCTGAAAACGTGGAG GTGGATAATGGTGTGGAGCTTTTGTTGTCTGACAATGTGGAG GTGGATAATGGTGTGGAGCTTTTGTTGTCTGAAAACGTGGAGGTGGATAATGGTGTGGAGCTTTTGTTGTCTGAAAACGTGGAGGTGGATAATGGTGTGGAGCTTTTGTTGTCTGAAAACGTGGAGGTGGATAATGGT GTGGAGCTTTTGTTGTCTGAAAACGTGGAGGTGGATAATGGTGTGGAGCTTTTGTTGTCTGAAAACATGGAGGTGGAGCTTTTGTTGTCTGAAAACGTGGAGGTGGATAATGGTGTGGAGCTTTTGTTGTCTGAAAACGTGGAGGTGGATAATGGTGTGGAGCTTTTGTtgtaa
- the LOC126984633 gene encoding uncharacterized protein LOC126984633 isoform X10, with protein sequence MGRAPQPPLFFDVEVDSDVELLLPLNVEVDNGVELLLSENVEVDNGVELLLSENVEVDNGVELLLSENVEVDNGVELLLSDNVEVDNGVELLLSENVEVDNGVELLLSENVEVDNGVELLLSENVEVDNGVELLLSENVEVDNGVELLLSENMEVELLLSENVEVDNGVELLLSENVEVDNGVELLL encoded by the exons ATGGGTAGAGCTCCACAACCTCCATTGTTCTTTGACGTGGAGGTGGATAGTGATGTGGAGCTTTTGTTACCTCTGAACGTGGAGGTGGATAATGGTGTGGAGCTTTTGTTGTCTGAAAACGTGGAG GTGGATAATGGTGTGGAGCTTTTGTTGTCTGAAAACGTGGAGGTGGATAATGGTGTGGAGCTTTTGTTGTCTGAAAACGTGGAG GTGGATAATGGTGTGGAGCTTTTGTTGTCTGACAATGTGGAG GTGGATAATGGTGTGGAGCTTTTGTTGTCTGAAAACGTGGAGGTGGATAATGGTGTGGAGCTTTTGTTGTCTGAAAACGTGGAGGTGGATAATGGTGTGGAGCTTTTGTTGTCTGAAAACGTGGAGGTGGATAATGGT GTGGAGCTTTTGTTGTCTGAAAACGTGGAGGTGGATAATGGTGTGGAGCTTTTGTTGTCTGAAAACATGGAGGTGGAGCTTTTGTTGTCTGAAAACGTGGAGGTGGATAATGGTGTGGAGCTTTTGTTGTCTGAAAACGTGGAGGTGGATAATGGTGTGGAGCTTTTGTtgtaa
- the LOC126984633 gene encoding uncharacterized protein LOC126984633 isoform X14 — MGRAPQPPLFFDVEVDSDVELLLPLNVEVDNGVELLLSENVEVDNGVELLLSENVEVDNGVELLLSENVEVDNGVELLLSENVEVDNGVELLLSENVEVDNGVELLLSENVEVDNGVELLLSENVEVDNGVELLLSENMEVELLLSENVEVDNGVELLLSENVEVDNGVELLL; from the exons ATGGGTAGAGCTCCACAACCTCCATTGTTCTTTGACGTGGAGGTGGATAGTGATGTGGAGCTTTTGTTACCTCTGAACGTGGAGGTGGATAATGGTGTGGAGCTTTTGTTGTCTGAAAACGTGGAG GTGGATAATGGTGTGGAGCTTTTGTTGTCTGAAAACGTGGAGGTGGATAATGGTGTGGAGCTTTTGTTGTCTGAAAACGTGGAG GTGGATAATGGTGTGGAGCTTTTGTTGTCTGAAAACGTGGAGGTGGATAATGGTGTGGAGCTTTTGTTGTCTGAAAACGTGGAGGTGGATAATGGTGTGGAGCTTTTGTTGTCTGAAAACGTGGAGGTGGATAATGGT GTGGAGCTTTTGTTGTCTGAAAACGTGGAGGTGGATAATGGTGTGGAGCTTTTGTTGTCTGAAAACATGGAGGTGGAGCTTTTGTTGTCTGAAAACGTGGAGGTGGATAATGGTGTGGAGCTTTTGTTGTCTGAAAACGTGGAGGTGGATAATGGTGTGGAGCTTTTGTtgtaa
- the LOC126984633 gene encoding uncharacterized protein LOC126984633 isoform X6, with product MWMKRNREKVDYDKKRKEKYWMGRAPQPPLFFDVEVDNGVELLLSENVEVDNGVELLLSENVEVDNGVELLLSENVEVDNGVELLLSENVEVDNGVELLLSENVEVDNGVELLLSENVEVDNGVELLLSENVEVDNGVELLLSENVEVDNGVELLLSENMEVELLLSENVEVDNGVELLLSENVEVDNGVELLL from the exons ATGTGgatgaaaagaaacagagagaaagtggattatgacaaaaagaggaaggagaaatattgGATGGGTAGAGCTCCACAACCTCCATTGTTCTTTGACGTGGAG GTGGATAATGGTGTGGAGCTTTTGTTGTCTGAAAACGTGGAG GTGGATAATGGTGTGGAGCTTTTGTTGTCTGAAAACGTGGAGGTGGATAATGGTGTGGAGCTTTTGTTGTCTGAAAACGTGGAGGTGGATAATGGTGTGGAGCTTTTGTTGTCTGAAAACGTGGAG GTGGATAATGGTGTGGAGCTTTTGTTGTCTGAAAACGTGGAGGTGGATAATGGTGTGGAGCTTTTGTTGTCTGAAAACGTGGAGGTGGATAATGGTGTGGAGCTTTTGTTGTCTGAAAACGTGGAGGTGGATAATGGT GTGGAGCTTTTGTTGTCTGAAAACGTGGAGGTGGATAATGGTGTGGAGCTTTTGTTGTCTGAAAACATGGAGGTGGAGCTTTTGTTGTCTGAAAACGTGGAGGTGGATAATGGTGTGGAGCTTTTGTTGTCTGAAAACGTGGAGGTGGATAATGGTGTGGAGCTTTTGTtgtaa